In one window of Enterobacteriaceae endosymbiont of Plateumaris rustica DNA:
- a CDS encoding DedA family protein, with protein sequence MFDINITKIINQYGYLIILIGSLIEGETFIIIGGIAIHKGLLIYHWVIIISTLGAIIGDQFLFYIGKKYSNKLLFFLKKNDLKIHKYQNLIINYPYVFIIMVRFMYGFRLIGPIIIGITSITTFKFLIFNIIGAIIWSVIFVSLGFIFGDIITSLIGDINKIIQYILFFLICIFFIKITYKFLKK encoded by the coding sequence ATGTTTGATATAAATATTACTAAAATCATTAACCAATATGGTTATTTAATCATACTTATAGGATCTCTTATAGAAGGAGAGACATTTATTATTATTGGAGGTATCGCTATACATAAAGGATTATTAATTTATCATTGGGTTATAATAATTTCTACATTAGGTGCTATCATAGGAGATCAATTTTTATTTTATATTGGAAAAAAATATAGTAATAAATTATTATTTTTTTTAAAAAAAAATGATTTAAAAATACATAAATATCAAAATTTAATTATTAATTATCCATATGTATTTATTATTATGGTTAGATTTATGTATGGATTTCGATTAATTGGACCAATAATTATTGGTATAACTAGTATAACAACATTTAAATTTTTAATATTTAATATTATAGGTGCTATAATATGGTCTGTAATTTTTGTTAGTTTAGGTTTTATATTTGGTGACATTATTACTTCTTTAATTGGAGATATTAATAAAATAATACAATACATATTATTCTTTTTAATTTGTATATTTTTTATAAAAATAACATATAAATTTTTAAAAAAATAA
- the nuoK gene encoding NADH-quinone oxidoreductase subunit NuoK, which yields MIPLYYGLLITIIIFIIGLTGVIIRQNMLYILICIEIMLNAAALSCIISGNCWKRTEGEIMYIISITIAAIESCIGLILLLKLYHYKNTINIDSISEMNG from the coding sequence ATGATTCCTTTATATTATGGATTATTAATAACTATTATTATATTTATAATTGGTTTAACAGGTGTAATTATTAGACAAAATATGTTGTATATTTTAATATGTATAGAAATAATGTTAAATGCTGCAGCATTATCTTGTATAATTTCAGGAAACTGTTGGAAACGAACAGAAGGAGAAATTATGTATATAATATCTATTACAATAGCAGCTATTGAAAGCTGTATAGGTTTAATTTTATTATTAAAATTATATCATTATAAAAATACAATTAATATTGATTCAATTAGTGAGATGAATGGATGA
- the ribA gene encoding GTP cyclohydrolase II: protein MNLKEISRAKLPTIWGEFIIIGFEEISTKNNHVALIYGIKRIYKKNIVLTRIHSECLTGDSLFSLRCDCGFQLKSSLIQISRENCGILIYHRQEGRNIGLLNKIKAYAYQDNGLDTVEANHKLGFAADERDYSICSDILKILGILKIKLLTNNPNKINILKKNGINVVDRIPLIVGYNSKNNQYLNTKANKMGHIFK from the coding sequence ATGAATTTAAAAGAAATATCAAGAGCAAAATTACCAACTATATGGGGAGAATTTATTATAATAGGTTTTGAAGAAATATCTACTAAAAATAATCATGTTGCTTTAATTTATGGAATAAAAAGAATTTATAAAAAAAATATTGTTTTAACAAGAATTCATTCTGAATGTTTAACTGGAGATTCTTTATTCAGTTTACGTTGTGATTGTGGTTTTCAATTAAAATCTTCTTTAATACAAATATCTAGAGAAAATTGTGGAATATTAATTTATCACAGACAAGAAGGTAGAAATATAGGTTTATTAAATAAAATTAAAGCTTATGCATATCAAGATAATGGATTAGATACTGTAGAAGCAAATCATAAATTAGGATTTGCTGCAGATGAAAGAGATTATAGTATATGTTCAGATATATTAAAAATATTAGGTATTTTAAAAATAAAATTATTAACAAATAATCCCAATAAAATTAATATTTTAAAAAAAAATGGAATTAATGTCGTTGATCGTATTCCATTAATTGTAGGATATAATTCAAAAAATAATCAATATTTAAATACTAAAGCTAATAAAATGGGTCATATTTTCAAATAA
- the nuoL gene encoding NADH-quinone oxidoreductase subunit L yields the protein MKFLYFTILIPLISFFILSLFSNLNKKISTIIGVGSIGIITIITCIINLFFFNNYLFIYKEFLWQIIKIDNFHVDFNLYLDMLSLIMLSVITGVGLLIHIFASWYMKNDKDYSRFFAYTNLFMASMILLILADNFILMFFGWECVGVCSYLLIGFFYKNTLNGLSAIKAFLITRLGDIFLSIGIFLVFKLFKTINFQEISFLITSSKLHYSSFLLNIITLMLAIGAISKSAQFPLNTWLIDAMAGPTPVSALIHAATMVTAGVYLILRNNILFSLTNNILLFISIIGVITLLLSGLSALAQKDIKRILAYSTMSQIGYMFLALGIHLWEASLFHLIAHAFFKALLFLSVASIIISTNHEQNIFKMGNMKKYIPFIYYSVLLGGLSLCSFPIISIGSFSKGRILYEALINHHFILVTLGLIGTFITSLYTTRMIYIVFHGKTNLIPIRNNTWNHNIPLIILTILSSSISIKLLPIGIYTLFNDVIIKHTNKYFILEIISAGISIAGCIFFILFWKNRNYLLKFTKENNINFYIIKKFFLNGCYLDLIYKKLFVNNFFKLLFLIRNDPISQIIDIFVKFSQKIEQFLLISENGYIRWYISSICLGIIILLLIIILSNKYYLL from the coding sequence ATGAAATTTCTTTATTTTACTATTTTAATACCTTTAATAAGTTTTTTTATATTATCTTTATTTTCTAACTTAAATAAAAAAATATCTACAATTATTGGTGTGGGATCTATAGGTATTATTACAATAATTACATGTATAATTAATTTATTTTTTTTTAACAATTACTTATTTATATATAAAGAATTTTTATGGCAAATTATAAAAATCGATAATTTTCATGTTGATTTCAATTTATATTTAGATATGCTTTCATTAATCATGTTATCTGTTATTACTGGAGTTGGTTTACTTATACATATATTTGCATCATGGTATATGAAAAATGATAAAGATTATTCAAGATTTTTTGCATATACTAATTTATTTATGGCTAGTATGATTCTTTTAATATTAGCAGATAATTTTATACTTATGTTTTTTGGATGGGAATGTGTAGGTGTTTGTTCTTATTTATTAATAGGTTTTTTTTATAAAAATACATTAAATGGATTATCTGCTATAAAAGCATTTTTAATTACTCGTTTAGGTGATATTTTTTTATCTATAGGTATTTTTTTAGTATTTAAATTATTTAAAACAATAAATTTTCAAGAAATATCTTTTTTAATTACTTCATCTAAATTACATTATTCATCATTTTTATTAAATATAATTACTTTAATGTTAGCAATAGGTGCAATAAGTAAATCTGCCCAATTTCCACTAAATACTTGGTTAATAGATGCTATGGCAGGTCCTACTCCTGTTTCTGCATTAATTCATGCTGCTACTATGGTAACAGCAGGTGTTTATTTAATTTTACGAAATAATATTTTATTTTCATTAACAAATAATATTTTATTATTTATAAGTATTATTGGTGTAATTACATTATTATTATCAGGATTGTCTGCTTTAGCACAAAAAGATATAAAACGTATTTTAGCATATTCTACTATGAGTCAAATTGGTTATATGTTTTTAGCATTAGGTATACATTTATGGGAGGCTTCTCTATTTCATTTAATAGCACATGCTTTTTTTAAAGCATTATTATTTTTATCTGTTGCTTCTATTATTATTTCTACTAATCATGAACAAAATATATTTAAAATGGGAAATATGAAAAAATATATTCCTTTTATATATTATTCTGTTTTATTAGGAGGATTATCTTTATGTTCTTTTCCAATTATTAGTATTGGTAGTTTCAGTAAAGGAAGAATTTTATACGAAGCTTTAATTAATCACCATTTTATTTTAGTTACATTAGGTTTAATTGGGACTTTTATTACTTCTTTATATACTACTCGTATGATTTATATTGTTTTTCATGGTAAAACAAATTTAATACCTATTAGAAATAATACTTGGAATCATAATATTCCATTAATAATATTAACTATATTATCTAGTTCTATAAGTATAAAATTATTACCAATAGGTATATATACATTATTTAATGATGTAATCATAAAACATACAAATAAATATTTTATTTTAGAAATAATATCAGCAGGAATATCTATTGCTGGTTGTATATTTTTTATATTATTTTGGAAAAATCGTAATTATTTATTAAAATTTACTAAAGAAAATAACATTAATTTTTATATTATAAAAAAATTTTTTTTGAATGGTTGTTATTTGGATTTAATATACAAAAAATTATTTGTAAATAATTTTTTTAAATTATTATTTTTGATAAGAAATGATCCTATTTCTCAAATTATTGATATATTTGTTAAATTTTCTCAAAAAATAGAACAATTTCTATTAATTAGTGAAAATGGATATATACGTTGGTATATATCATCTATATGTTTAGGTATAATAATATTATTATTAATTATAATATTAAGTAATAAATATTATTTATTATAA
- the nuoI gene encoding NADH-quinone oxidoreductase subunit NuoI, which yields MKFKKFFIGLFSQIRSIFLIWTNMFKKRETIMYPEEKVYLPPRYRGRIILSLDNDNNERCVACNLCAVVCPVSCISLKKSTKKNGRSYPKFFRINLSRCIFCGFCEEACPTNAIQLTPDFELCEFQRKDMVYEKENLLINSTGKYPHYNFYNFTGVKIKNNYSQYKNKNIEVDVKSLLP from the coding sequence ATGAAATTTAAAAAATTTTTTATAGGATTATTTAGTCAAATACGTAGTATATTTTTAATCTGGACAAATATGTTTAAAAAAAGGGAAACTATAATGTATCCAGAAGAAAAAGTATATTTACCACCAAGATATCGTGGTAGAATAATATTATCATTAGATAATGATAATAATGAACGTTGTGTTGCATGTAATTTATGTGCAGTAGTATGTCCTGTAAGTTGCATTTCTTTAAAAAAATCAACAAAAAAAAATGGTAGATCATATCCTAAATTTTTTCGTATTAATTTATCTCGTTGTATATTTTGTGGTTTTTGTGAAGAAGCTTGTCCTACTAATGCTATACAATTAACACCAGATTTTGAATTATGTGAATTTCAAAGAAAAGATATGGTATATGAAAAAGAAAATTTATTAATTAATAGTACAGGAAAATATCCTCATTACAATTTTTATAATTTTACTGGAGTTAAAATAAAAAATAATTATTCACAATATAAAAATAAAAATATTGAAGTAGATGTAAAAAGCTTATTACCGTAA
- the nuoJ gene encoding NADH-quinone oxidoreductase subunit J has translation MELIFYILGILAIISTLFVVISIHPMYTLLYFLISLISISGIFFTLGDYFAGALEIIIYAGAIVVLFVFILMLLNYEKIASQEKKLLLEKPIILISSILLTTVLLFFLIFIIKQSCNNKYILNNIIDINNIGINMFKQYRIIVELISILLLAGLIVIFHIGNKKN, from the coding sequence ATGGAATTAATTTTTTATATATTAGGAATATTAGCAATAATTTCTACATTATTTGTAGTAATAAGTATTCATCCAATGTATACGTTATTATATTTTTTAATATCATTAATTTCTATATCTGGAATATTTTTTACTTTAGGTGATTATTTTGCAGGAGCTTTAGAAATTATTATTTATGCAGGAGCAATAGTTGTATTATTTGTCTTTATATTAATGTTATTAAATTATGAAAAAATAGCTTCACAAGAAAAAAAATTATTATTAGAAAAACCAATAATATTAATTAGTTCAATTTTATTGACAACAGTTTTGTTATTTTTTTTAATTTTTATTATTAAACAATCATGTAATAACAAATATATATTGAATAATATTATTGACATCAATAATATTGGAATAAATATGTTTAAACAATATAGAATAATTGTTGAATTAATATCAATATTATTATTAGCAGGACTAATTGTAATTTTTCATATAGGAAATAAAAAAAATTAG
- a CDS encoding NADH-quinone oxidoreductase subunit N has product MKNFIILLPLIIMILTIILTLISISIKRNNFIHLIITISGLSFTLISILHNMYYNINVIGNTLFIVDNYSYFYSIILLITSIITCIIAYPWLSNYYYHKDEFYLLILISSIGGIVLTIANNFISMLVGIELISIPIFGLIGYDFKLKNSLEATIKYTILSSVASSFFILGISLIYIDYGNLNFTYISKYYLFNSTINNISILGLVLILVSIGFKLSLVPFHLWTPDIYQGSPTIVAMFLSTFSKISIFTSFVRLLLHITNIASNKLILFNLLILISTISIIFGNFLALSQNNIKRLLGYSSIAHLGYMLIILIYNIIFPNNILFSLEAMGIYSIAYILNNIGIFSVISILSNLNIQQYKKYSDHLHFYRGLFWYDPILSFIMTIMFLSLAGIPITLGFISKFYLISLIIKMKLWYFAFIVILGSAAGLYYYLRVIINLYLNPYNKLYTSVPLNNLNIKKIFFCKYLILLLTIITVLLGVYPEFIIQIVKKSILFM; this is encoded by the coding sequence ATGAAAAATTTCATAATACTATTACCTTTAATTATTATGATATTGACAATAATACTTACATTAATAAGTATTTCTATTAAACGTAATAATTTTATTCATTTAATTATAACGATTAGTGGCTTATCTTTTACTTTAATATCTATTTTACATAATATGTATTATAATATTAATGTAATTGGTAATACATTATTTATTGTGGATAATTATTCTTATTTTTATAGTATAATATTGTTAATAACTAGTATTATCACTTGTATAATAGCTTATCCTTGGTTATCAAATTATTATTATCATAAAGATGAATTTTATCTTTTAATTCTTATTTCATCTATTGGAGGAATTGTTTTAACTATTGCAAATAATTTTATTTCTATGTTAGTAGGAATAGAATTAATATCTATACCTATATTTGGATTAATTGGATATGATTTTAAATTAAAAAATTCATTAGAAGCAACTATTAAATATACCATTCTTTCTAGTGTAGCATCATCTTTTTTTATATTAGGTATTTCATTAATTTATATTGATTATGGAAATTTAAATTTTACATATATAAGTAAATATTACTTATTTAATTCAACAATAAATAACATAAGTATACTAGGTTTAGTTTTAATTTTAGTAAGTATAGGATTTAAATTATCATTAGTACCTTTTCATTTATGGACTCCAGATATTTATCAAGGTTCACCTACTATAGTAGCAATGTTTTTATCTACATTTAGTAAAATTTCTATTTTTACATCTTTTGTAAGATTATTACTTCATATTACTAATATAGCTTCAAATAAATTAATATTATTTAATTTACTAATTTTAATATCTACAATTTCTATTATATTTGGAAATTTTTTAGCTCTTTCACAAAATAATATTAAACGTTTATTAGGATATTCTTCTATAGCTCATTTAGGTTATATGTTAATAATATTAATATATAATATAATCTTTCCAAATAATATATTATTTTCATTAGAAGCTATGGGAATATATAGTATAGCTTATATACTAAATAATATAGGTATATTTTCTGTTATTAGCATACTTTCTAATTTAAATATACAACAATATAAAAAATATTCCGATCATCTTCATTTTTATAGAGGACTATTTTGGTATGATCCTATTTTATCATTTATAATGACTATTATGTTTTTATCTTTAGCTGGTATTCCTATAACATTAGGTTTTATTTCTAAATTTTATTTAATATCATTAATTATTAAAATGAAATTATGGTATTTTGCATTTATAGTTATACTTGGAAGTGCTGCTGGTTTATATTATTATTTACGTGTTATTATTAATTTATATTTAAATCCATATAATAAATTATATACGTCAGTTCCTTTAAATAATTTAAATATAAAAAAAATATTTTTTTGTAAATACTTAATATTATTATTGACAATAATAACTGTTTTATTAGGAGTATATCCTGAATTTATAATACAAATTGTTAAAAAATCTATATTATTTATGTAA
- the sbcB gene encoding exodeoxyribonuclease I produces MLINNKIIKNKFSFLFYDYETFGLHPSIDRIAQFACIRTNINFDIIEDPIVLYCKLPTDYIPNPKSVIIHNISPQIVNSKGILECYLAKKINKIFSKNYTCIVGYNNISFDDEFSRNLFYRNFYNPYDYCFNNNSRWDILNLVRACCVLRPKGINWPKINNIPVFNLEKIANINNIKLYYKSHDALSDVYTTIEVAKLIKKKQLLLYNYFFKNRTKEEILKIINLYEIKPLIYISNIYKNLNNNIGCVVPLFWSFKNRNILITFDLINNINQFINLNKKKDISENNFLIYIKFININNSPLLLPIKFLKNDDIKRLNFNLIYYETNFLIFKKHFFEIKNIIFSCLIRFYNKNIFFDKKNVDTQLYKNFFRYSDLQKFKIIHKTSVNKLNKFIFDDSRAKKLLFRYRARNFPETLSKLEKNKWSLYVKNIFNKNYIFNYTNQIKNLLDKYQNSKKYTTILNNLLKYFKKIINKKNNF; encoded by the coding sequence ATGTTAATAAATAATAAAATCATAAAAAATAAATTTAGTTTTTTATTTTATGATTATGAAACTTTTGGTTTACATCCTTCTATAGATAGAATAGCACAATTTGCTTGTATACGTACTAATATAAATTTTGATATTATAGAAGATCCTATAGTATTATATTGTAAATTACCAACTGATTATATTCCTAATCCTAAATCTGTTATTATTCATAATATAAGTCCACAAATAGTTAATTCTAAAGGAATACTTGAATGTTATTTAGCAAAAAAAATTAATAAAATATTTTCTAAAAATTATACTTGTATTGTAGGATACAATAATATTTCATTTGATGATGAGTTTAGTCGTAATTTATTTTATCGAAATTTTTATAATCCATATGATTATTGTTTTAATAATAATAGTAGATGGGATATACTAAATTTAGTGAGAGCATGTTGTGTTTTAAGACCTAAAGGTATTAATTGGCCTAAAATAAATAATATTCCTGTTTTTAATCTTGAAAAAATTGCTAATATCAATAATATTAAATTATACTATAAATCACATGATGCATTATCTGATGTTTATACAACAATAGAGGTTGCTAAATTAATTAAAAAAAAACAATTACTTCTTTATAATTATTTTTTTAAAAATAGAACAAAAGAAGAAATATTAAAAATAATTAATCTATATGAAATAAAACCTTTAATTTATATTAGTAATATATATAAAAATTTAAATAATAATATAGGATGTGTTGTTCCTTTATTTTGGTCTTTTAAAAATAGAAATATATTAATTACTTTTGATTTAATTAATAATATTAATCAATTTATTAATTTAAATAAAAAAAAAGATATTTCAGAAAATAATTTTTTAATTTATATAAAATTTATAAATATAAATAATTCACCTCTATTATTACCAATTAAATTTTTAAAAAATGATGATATTAAACGTTTAAATTTTAATTTAATTTATTATGAAACAAATTTTTTAATATTTAAAAAACATTTCTTTGAAATTAAAAATATTATTTTTTCTTGTTTAATTAGATTTTATAATAAAAATATTTTTTTTGATAAAAAAAATGTAGATACACAATTATATAAAAATTTTTTTCGATATTCAGATTTACAAAAATTTAAAATAATTCATAAAACATCAGTAAATAAATTAAATAAATTTATTTTTGATGACTCAAGGGCTAAAAAATTATTATTTAGATATAGAGCTAGAAATTTTCCTGAAACTTTAAGTAAATTAGAAAAAAATAAATGGAGTTTATATGTTAAAAATATTTTTAATAAAAATTATATTTTTAATTATACTAATCAAATAAAAAATTTATTAGATAAATATCAAAATTCTAAAAAATATACAACTATTTTAAATAATTTACTAAAATATTTTAAAAAAATTATTAATAAAAAAAATAATTTTTAA
- the nuoM gene encoding NADH-quinone oxidoreductase subunit M translates to MLLPWLMLIPFIGGLICWQIERLNYKLPRWISLISISIVFLISIIELFIHPYFLNNELFLSYPIWVSEFILPWIPRFGINFHLATDGLSIIMINLTGLLGIMAVLCSWNETKKLHGFFHLNLLWILSGVIGVFLAIDMFLFFLCWEIMLIPMYFLISLWGHNNIKGKNCVTAATKFFIYTQAGGLLMLVGILTLVFLNQEITGLWTFEYNNLLHVPKSFYLEFLLMLCFFIAFAVKIPVIPLHGWLPDAHTQAPTAGSVDLAGILLKTAAYGLLRFSLPLFPLASLKFAPIAIILGIIGIFYGSWLAFIQNDIKRIIAYTSISHMGFILIGIYSNNKIAYQGVIIQMISHGISAAAQFIICGQIYERLKTRNINLMGGFWSHINWLPGFFLFFSLASLGIPGTGNFIGEFLILMGNFQHYPIYASIAIFGLIFASIYSLNMMQKIFYGTIKKSFVFKKMVYREIFIISSLLMLLLILGFYPQPILNISYNVINNIYNKIMLN, encoded by the coding sequence ATGTTATTACCTTGGTTAATGTTAATTCCTTTTATTGGTGGATTAATTTGTTGGCAAATTGAACGGTTAAATTACAAATTACCTCGTTGGATATCTTTAATATCTATTAGTATAGTTTTTTTAATTTCTATTATTGAATTATTTATTCATCCATATTTTTTAAATAATGAATTATTTTTATCATATCCTATATGGGTATCAGAATTTATATTACCTTGGATTCCAAGATTTGGTATAAATTTTCATTTAGCTACGGATGGTCTTTCTATAATAATGATTAATTTAACTGGATTATTAGGTATAATGGCAGTTTTATGTTCTTGGAACGAAACAAAAAAATTGCATGGTTTTTTTCATTTAAATCTGTTATGGATTTTAAGTGGAGTTATAGGTGTATTTCTTGCTATTGATATGTTTTTATTTTTTTTATGTTGGGAAATTATGTTAATTCCTATGTATTTTTTAATATCATTATGGGGTCATAATAATATCAAAGGTAAAAATTGTGTAACAGCAGCTACTAAATTTTTTATTTATACACAAGCTGGTGGTTTATTAATGTTAGTTGGTATTTTAACATTAGTTTTTTTAAACCAAGAAATTACAGGATTATGGACTTTTGAATATAATAATTTATTACATGTTCCAAAATCATTTTATTTAGAATTTTTATTAATGTTATGTTTTTTTATTGCTTTTGCTGTAAAAATACCAGTAATTCCATTACATGGATGGTTACCTGATGCTCATACTCAAGCACCTACTGCAGGATCTGTAGATTTAGCAGGAATTTTATTAAAAACAGCTGCTTATGGTTTATTAAGATTTTCTTTACCATTATTTCCTTTAGCTTCTTTAAAATTTGCTCCTATTGCAATAATATTAGGTATTATAGGTATATTTTATGGATCTTGGTTAGCTTTTATTCAAAATGATATAAAAAGAATAATAGCTTATACTTCAATATCTCATATGGGATTTATACTTATTGGAATTTATAGTAATAATAAAATTGCTTATCAGGGAGTCATTATACAAATGATATCACACGGAATATCTGCTGCAGCTCAATTTATAATTTGTGGTCAAATATATGAACGTTTAAAAACAAGAAATATAAATTTAATGGGTGGATTTTGGAGTCATATAAATTGGTTACCAGGTTTTTTTCTATTTTTTTCTTTAGCAAGTTTAGGAATACCAGGTACTGGAAATTTTATAGGAGAATTTTTAATTCTTATGGGAAATTTTCAACATTATCCAATATATGCTAGTATTGCTATCTTTGGTTTAATATTTGCAAGTATTTATTCACTAAATATGATGCAAAAAATTTTTTATGGAACAATAAAAAAATCTTTTGTTTTTAAAAAAATGGTTTATAGAGAAATATTTATTATTTCATCTCTATTAATGTTATTGTTAATATTAGGATTTTATCCTCAACCTATATTAAATATTTCTTATAATGTAATTAATAATATTTATAATAAAATTATGTTAAATTAG
- the murJ gene encoding murein biosynthesis integral membrane protein MurJ, whose protein sequence is MNLLKSLTMVSIITLLSRLLGFIRDSFIAKIFGAGVYSDSFFMAFKLPNLLRRIFAEGAFSQAFTPVLAEYKNKRNIIETKEFISAVLGILTILLIIVVLFGIIFSSLIVSIIAPGFVTTSYKLILTSKMLKITFPYIFLISLSSLASSILNIWKNFLVPALTPILLNLCMIFFIMFFPLYFDPPVLILAWSVIIGGFIQLIYQLVYLKKINMLVFPRCQYVIYNNINGVIKVFQKMGIAIIGVSATQISLLINSVFASFLITGSVTWIYYADRLMELPIGMFAVALSIVLLPALTDAFTTNNEKEYNKLIDLGLRLCFILIVPSSLILGFFSKMLLICLFQYGAFTYFDVLMTQKNLVIYAIGLLFIITSKVLALGYYARQNVRTPVLIAIFVLIITQLISPIFIFFLSHIGFAISICLAAFLNFILLLNKLVRNKIYIPEPGWYNFLIRITAVTMVLGLILSFFSIMISDQWLILSDLKFRIIFLCIICFFVLILYMLVLFLLGFRVQEFSLHKYKNNY, encoded by the coding sequence ATGAATTTGTTAAAATCATTAACAATGGTTAGTATTATAACATTACTATCTAGATTATTAGGATTTATTCGAGATAGTTTTATAGCAAAAATTTTTGGTGCTGGTGTTTATAGTGATTCTTTTTTTATGGCATTTAAATTACCAAATTTATTACGTCGTATTTTTGCTGAAGGAGCTTTTTCTCAAGCTTTTACTCCTGTACTAGCAGAATATAAAAATAAAAGAAATATTATTGAAACTAAAGAATTTATTTCTGCTGTCTTAGGAATATTAACAATATTATTAATAATTGTTGTTTTATTTGGAATAATATTTTCTTCTTTAATTGTTTCTATTATAGCTCCTGGATTTGTTACTACTAGTTATAAATTAATACTAACTTCTAAAATGTTAAAAATAACTTTTCCTTATATTTTTTTAATTTCTTTATCTTCCTTAGCAAGTTCTATTTTGAATATTTGGAAAAATTTTTTAGTTCCAGCATTAACTCCTATATTATTAAATTTATGTATGATATTTTTTATTATGTTTTTTCCATTATATTTTGATCCTCCAGTATTAATATTAGCATGGTCTGTTATAATTGGGGGTTTTATACAATTAATTTATCAATTAGTTTATTTAAAAAAAATAAATATGTTAGTATTTCCACGCTGTCAGTATGTAATATATAATAATATTAATGGTGTAATAAAAGTTTTCCAAAAAATGGGAATAGCTATTATCGGTGTATCTGCAACTCAAATATCTTTATTAATTAATTCTGTTTTTGCTTCTTTTTTAATTACAGGTTCAGTTACTTGGATTTATTATGCTGATCGTTTAATGGAATTACCTATTGGAATGTTTGCTGTTGCATTAAGTATAGTATTATTGCCAGCATTAACTGATGCATTTACTACAAATAATGAAAAAGAATATAATAAATTAATAGATTTAGGTTTACGTTTATGCTTTATATTAATAGTTCCAAGTTCTTTAATTTTGGGTTTTTTTTCTAAAATGTTATTAATTTGTTTATTTCAATATGGAGCTTTTACTTATTTTGATGTTTTAATGACTCAAAAAAATCTTGTTATATATGCTATAGGTTTATTATTTATAATAACATCTAAAGTTTTAGCTTTAGGATATTATGCAAGACAAAATGTTAGAACTCCTGTATTAATAGCAATATTTGTTTTAATTATTACTCAATTAATAAGTCCTATATTTATTTTTTTCCTAAGTCATATTGGATTTGCTATATCAATATGTTTAGCTGCATTTTTAAATTTTATTTTACTATTAAATAAATTAGTACGAAATAAAATTTATATTCCAGAACCTGGATGGTATAATTTTCTTATACGTATAACAGCTGTTACTATGGTTTTAGGTTTAATATTGTCGTTTTTTTCTATAATGATTTCTGATCAATGGTTAATATTATCTGATTTAAAATTTCGTATAATATTTTTATGTATTATTTGTTTTTTTGTTTTAATATTATATATGTTAGTATTATTTTTATTAGGTTTTCGTGTACAAGAATTTTCATTACATAAATACAAAAATAATTATTAA